A part of Thermococcus sp. genomic DNA contains:
- a CDS encoding glycerophosphodiester phosphodiesterase family protein yields MTPMDSEKIFILGHRGFKGNIENTIPAFRRALRYADGVEFDVRVTADGKLVVHHDEGFLSRGNFYTINGLTVLELKRLHPRGRLIPRVDELFREFRGAFFNADVKEAGAMEKLLKTAERLKTLERTVFSSETPAIVKALARECPDCRVGFSIVGYSSLRWIIHLRGLYSLHVPIDAVSYIGYNAVVSLMRTFRKRGLRIYLWNYEMDELSWAPRFRPFVDAVISDDPSRLRKVFY; encoded by the coding sequence ATGACACCTATGGACAGTGAGAAAATTTTCATACTTGGCCACAGGGGCTTTAAGGGGAACATTGAAAACACCATTCCTGCCTTCAGGAGAGCTTTAAGATACGCCGACGGTGTGGAGTTCGACGTTAGGGTCACAGCAGATGGAAAACTCGTCGTCCACCACGATGAGGGCTTTCTCTCCAGAGGGAACTTTTACACCATCAACGGGCTGACTGTGCTGGAACTGAAGAGACTGCATCCAAGGGGCAGGCTTATCCCAAGGGTTGATGAGCTCTTCAGGGAGTTCAGGGGGGCTTTCTTCAACGCCGACGTCAAGGAGGCTGGAGCAATGGAAAAGTTGCTGAAAACAGCTGAGAGGCTGAAAACGCTGGAGAGGACTGTCTTCTCATCTGAAACCCCGGCCATAGTAAAAGCCCTCGCTAGAGAGTGCCCCGACTGCAGGGTGGGCTTTTCCATTGTGGGCTACTCCTCCCTCCGCTGGATAATCCATCTTAGGGGCCTCTACTCCCTCCACGTGCCTATTGATGCGGTTTCTTACATCGGCTACAACGCAGTGGTCTCGCTCATGAGAACCTTCAGGAAGAGGGGCCTTAGGATATACCTCTGGAACTACGAGATGGACGAGCTTTCGTGGGCTCCGAGGTTTCGCCCCTTCGTCGATGCCGTAATCTCCGACGACCCTTCGAGGTTAAGAAAAGTTTTTTACTGA
- a CDS encoding glycerophosphodiester phosphodiesterase family protein translates to MEGKVLVLGHRGYSAKYPENTILAFKKAIEAGADGVELDVWLTKDGEVVVIHDETVDRTSNGSGRVKDMTLEELKGLDFGNGEKIPTLEEVFEALPEEAIINVEIKDVDAVERTAEIVRAHNPERVIVSSFHLDALEKYRKLDPETKIGILINREETIAKLPELMPRIRPWSINAPIDALAILGVEKTVGALQMVKKAGLKVLLWPLNEELYYQNDNLVRLGGLFDGVMANDVERMIDYLRSLGLR, encoded by the coding sequence ATGGAAGGTAAGGTTCTCGTGCTGGGCCACAGGGGCTACTCGGCCAAATATCCGGAGAACACTATTCTGGCCTTCAAAAAGGCCATCGAGGCTGGAGCGGATGGGGTTGAGCTAGACGTCTGGCTGACGAAGGACGGGGAAGTCGTTGTAATCCACGACGAGACCGTTGACAGGACGAGCAACGGGAGCGGTAGGGTAAAGGATATGACGCTGGAGGAGCTCAAAGGGCTCGACTTCGGAAACGGAGAGAAGATACCGACGCTTGAGGAGGTCTTCGAGGCCCTACCGGAGGAGGCCATCATAAACGTCGAGATTAAGGATGTAGATGCCGTCGAGAGAACTGCTGAGATAGTAAGGGCTCACAACCCGGAGAGGGTCATAGTTTCCTCCTTCCACCTCGATGCCCTCGAAAAATACAGGAAGCTCGACCCGGAAACAAAGATAGGAATACTCATCAACCGCGAGGAGACGATAGCAAAACTGCCGGAGCTGATGCCCAGGATAAGGCCCTGGTCAATCAACGCGCCGATAGATGCTTTGGCCATCCTCGGCGTCGAGAAGACCGTTGGGGCACTTCAGATGGTCAAGAAAGCTGGCTTAAAGGTTCTCCTCTGGCCGCTCAACGAGGAGCTCTACTACCAGAACGACAACCTCGTCAGGCTCGGCGGGCTCTTCGACGGAGTTATGGCCAACGACGTCGAGAGGATGATAGACTACCTCCGCTCCCTGGGCTTAAGGTGA